A single window of Nicotiana sylvestris chromosome 3, ASM39365v2, whole genome shotgun sequence DNA harbors:
- the LOC138887538 gene encoding uncharacterized protein has protein sequence MVTLRFNMLKIQWTTLALVNLLIVKSFVIQKQKRKEGRKLDSFLGIIARTPELTPLHVDDWRNFDKEEKKKLVDFVRKKFSIPKCGEAWVLKSLGKKWKDYKCELKGEYTPKYKTKDALLKNRPSHIPRDQWSGLVSYWLSDKAKRRTQANRNNRAKQTVPHTGGSKSIATLMNEQVVNEIEPTRAEIFLLTHKKRKDGRPLDDDFVKKIEMINERMDNSERSTEQPPRSVACEGDVYSQVLGNEKKWYVRGFGLGPTPSILWGSRSSLGNIIADDSSNEVIQRLEQKIIELKEKQNEEMNMMKQN, from the exons ATGGTGACACTGAGATTTAACATGCTGAAGATTCAG TGGACTACTTTGGCCTTGGTGAACCTTCTGATAGTTAAGAGCTTT GTAATTCAGAAGCAAAAAAG GAAAGAGGGTCGAAAGCTTGATAGCTTTCTAGGAATTATTGCCAGAACTCCAGAGCTAACACCTCTACATGTAGATGATTGGAGAAATTTTGacaaagaggaaaagaagaaattagtGGATTTTGTGAGG AAGAAGTTTTCTATCCCAAAATGTGGAGAAGCGTGGGTCTTAAAGTCACTAGGAAAGAAATGGAAAGATTACAAGTGCGAGTTAAAGGGTGAGTATACGCCAAAATATAAGACTAAAGACGCATTACTAAAAAATAGACCAAGTCACATACCGAGGGATCAATGGAGTGGTCTTGTCTCTTATTGGCTTTCTGATAAAGCTAAA AGACGTACCCAAGCAAATAGAAACAATAGGGCAAAGCAAACAGTGCCTCACACAGGAGGATCCAAAAGTATTGCTACCTTGATGAATGAGCAG GTTGTAAATGAGATTGAGCCTACACGAGCAGAAATTTTCTTATTAACTCATAAAAAACGTAAGGATGGTAGGCCACTGGATGATGATTTTGTCAAGAAAATC GAAATGATAAATGAAAGGATGGACAATAGTGAGAGATCTACTGAGCAACCTCCTCGTAGTGTTGCTTGTGAAGGGGATGTGTATTCTCAGGTGTTGGGAAATGAAAAAAAGTGGTATGTTCGTGGTTTTGGACTTGGTCCAACTCCTTCTATTCTCTGGGGTAGTAGGTCTTCCTTAGGAAATATTATTGCAGATGATTCTTCTAATGAGGTTATACAAAGGTTAGAACAAAAGATAATCGAGTTAAAAGAGaaacaaaatgaagaaatgaatatGATGAAACAAAATTAG